The region CTCAACCTGGTTTATGACGAGGACCCGGAGTACGTAATCGTCTTCGGCGCTGACCACGTCTACCGCATGGACCCGGAGCAGATGCTGGATGCCCACATTCAGTCCGGCGCCGGCGTGACCGTTGCGGGTATTCGTGTCCCGCGCTCGGAGGCAAGTGCGTTCGGCGTCATCGACGCGGATGAGAACAACCGGATTACAGAATTCCTGGAGAAGCCGGCCGATCCGCCCGGTACCCCGGATGACCCGGATTCGACCTTCGCGTCGATGGGTAACTACGTCTTCACCACCTCCGCGCTGATTGAAGCGATTAAGCGCGATTCGGAGGATGAGAATTCCGACCACGATATGGGCGGAAACATTATCCCGATGCTCGTGGAGGAAGGCGAGGCCTACGTCTACGACTTCAAGGACAACTACGTCCCGGGAGAGACGGAGCGCGACAAGGGCTACTGGCGTGACGTCGGTACCATTGACGCTTTTTACGAGGCTAATATGGACCTAATCTCGGTCCACCCAGTCTTTAACCTCTACAACAAGAAGTGGCCGATTCACACCTTCTCGGAGGAGAACCTGCCACCGGCTAAGTTCGTCCAGGGCGGTATCGCCCAGGCGTCCATGGTCGGCGCCGGAACAATTGTCTCCGGTGGTACTGTCCGCAACTCGGTGCTGAGCACCAACGTTGTCATCGAGGACGGCGCTACTGTTGAAGGCTCGGTGCTCTTCCCGGGCGTCCGCGTCGGACGCGGAGCGGTCGTTCGCCACGCCATTTTGGATAAGAACGTCGTCGTCTCCGACGGTGCGATTATTGGTGGCGACCCGGAGCGTGATGCTGAGCGCTTCAAGGTCAGCCCCGGCGGTGTCGTGGCCGTAGGTAAGGGACAGGTCATCTAGGGCCAAAAGTTTCTTTTACCAAGTTTGAAGGCCCCTAGCGCGCGGATGCGTGCTAGGGGCCTTCAAACGTCGCGGCGCCCGGAGCGGGCCAGCCAGGATGCCAGCCCTGAAAGTTTCAGCTAGCCCTTGACCAGGATTGTTGCGCCCGCTGCGATTGGCAGACGAACCACCCTAGCTCCTTCGAGCTCGAGGAGCTGCTGGTCGGCCAGGCGGGCGGCAGCGGTATCGCGATCGGTGCGGGAGGCATCCTCTACTGTTCCGTCCAACAGCGCCCCCGGAATGACCAGCACGCCGCCTTCGCGGAGCAGCGGCCAGGCCTTTTCCTGAGCTGCGAGAATCGCGGACGGCTCGACATCCAGGTAGACCAAATCGTAGGAGCTCGGCGCCAGTCGATCCATGACCTCAGTTGGGGGCGAGGGAAGGAATCGCTGGCGATTCGGGCGGATACCCGCGTCCCGGAACGCCTGCTTAGCGAGTGCCTGATGCTCGAGTTCAGGGTCGATACAGGTCAAGACGCCATCGTCGGCAAGCCCGGCCATGAGGTGCAGGCCTACGACACCAGCGGCGGGGGAGGCAATGACTGCGGCGGGGTGCCCCGTGCGGCGCGCGCTGGCGAGCGACATCATGGCGGTCAGGAAGGCGCCGGTCATGGCGTCGGGTACGGCGACGCCGTATTCGCGGGCACTCTCGACGGCACGGCCAATCGCATCGGACTGCGGAGTCGTGGCATTGACATGCTGCACGACGGCATCGAGGGCGGTCAGCGGGGAAGAGGAGGAAGAGGTATCGGACACGCTTCCCACAGTAGGAAAAAGCTTTCGCTTGCGGAACTGGCCACGCCGAGAGGGGTGTTACCAAAACTTGTTTGGACTCTCAACGTATTTTCAGGATATGGTCAATGAGTACCTAAGGTCAGTGAGGAAAACTAACTGCCATGACCAATGAGAATTCCCCGCGTGTCAGCCCTATTGATGGTGCTGACCCCGCCGTCGGTGCAGACGCTGTGCTGACCGGAACTGCCGCTTATGACGCGGGAGTGGGGGAGATGCCGTCGTGGACCGAATTGGTCGCTGCCCACGCGGATAGCGTTTACGGTCTCGCTTACCGGCTGACGGGTAATAAGCACGATGCGGAGGATCTCACGCAGGAGACCTTCATGCGCGTGTTCCGCTCTCTGAAGTCGTACCGCCCCGGCACCTTCGAGGGGTGGCTGCACCGGATTACAACTAACTTGTTCCTAGATATGGTGCGCCACCGCCAGGTCATCCGCATGGAGGCCCTGCCGGAAAACTACGATCGCGTGCCGGGCACGCTGAAGACACCTGAGCAGGCCGTGGATGACGCCACTTTGGATCCCGACCTGGAGGTTGCCCTGGCCGAGCTCCAGCCGGATTATCGCGCTGTTGTGGTTCTGTGTGACGTGGTCGGGCTGACGTATGAGGAAATCGCCTCGACTCTCGGCATTAAGATGGGCACCGTGCGCTCTCGCATCCACCGTGCCCGCTCCAGCCTCCGCGCTTCGTTGGAGCGCCTCGAGCGGGAGCGTCAGAACACCGCAGAGGTTGTTCACACCGCGTAGGCGCGAAAGCGCTATTGTGGGCTTGAATCACGTAAGTTTCCGGTGTGCGTAAGTTTTCCACCGGGGATTTCTTCTTTCTCGGGGCGCTGTTTTAGGAGGTGTTGTTGGTGGCACGGCCACTTCATGATGACCACTTCCTTTCCACCGAACATCTCGGCACGGAGGCTATCGCCGCTTTCGTCGACGGTGAGCTCTCTGCGACTGCGGAGCGCCGCGCTCAGGCCCATCTCCTGGCTTGCCCCGAGTGCCGCCGGGAGGTGGCTAGGCAGCGCCAGGCGGCCAAGCGGCTGCGGGATAGTGAGGCCCTGCATATTCCACCAGAGTTGCGTGCGCGTCTGGCGGGGATGTGTGATTTCGCAGATCCGCGCTCCGAAACCTCCGGTGCCGCCAGTGGCAGCGCCGATACTCGTGATGCGCGTGGCCTCGCGTATCGCCGCCCGGAGTCTCTGTCTGCGGCACTAGAGCAAATCGTCCGAGGAATCCGCAAAGGTGGGCATCGTCAGTGACTGATCATCCGACCGATCAACCCGGTATTGCCGACTCTCCCTTTGCTCCCGGAGCCGATCGCGCCGAGGCCACAGGTGGTCTCCAGAGGGGGCCGAAGGATCCCTCGCTTGCCGACGCCGCCACCGCCGAGCCCGAATCATCGCCCTGGCGGGAATCCTGGTCGCGAATGGTAGCCGGCCGCCCGGCACGCAAGGTGTCTGCGGAGCGCGCTGAGCGTAAACCAGTTGTTCCGCACGTGGGCGTTCGTCGTGTAATTTTCGGAAACGACGTGCCCTGGCGCGTGGTTGCGGCCTCGGCGGCAGCAGTGCTGGCGATTGGCGGAATCGGCGGGTTCGTTGGCGGTTGGGCAGGTAAGACGTTCCGCGCCGACTATCAGCGGGTGGAACTGCAGCAGGTCGAGGGGCGCCCCGGTGATGGTTCAATGACGCAGATTGGCAAGGTTGCCGAGGCCCTGCGCCCTGCGGTTGTGTCGATTGCGGTGCAGGCCGGGCAGGTTTCGGGGGTCGGCTCGGGCTTTGTCATAGACGATAAAGGCCACATTCTCACCAACAACCACGTCGTCTCTGCTGTTGCGGATAAGCCAGACATGGAAATCTCCGTGACCTTCTACGATGGAGCAAACCTCAAGGAAGTGCCCGCCAAGGTTGTTGGCCGCGACACTAAGACGGATCTCGCGGTTATCCAGGTAGTGGATGTCGCCGGACTCACCGTGGCTCAGCTGGGGGACTCGAACAAGTTGGCAGTGGGCGACACTGTCATCGCGATGGGCTCTCCCCAGGGACTCGGCGGAACGGTAACCTCCGGCATTATCTCAGCACTGAATAGGCCCGTGCGCCTGCAGGCGGAGGGCACCGACACGGATGGTTTCGCGGATGCGATTCAAACGGATGCGTCCATCAACCCTGGTAACTCCGGTGGGCCGTTGGTAGATATCCGTGGCGCAGTTATTGGCATCAACACCGTGATTTACACAGTCTCCGGTGGCTCCCAGGGGCTTGGTTTTTCCATCCCGATTAATTCGGCGGTCGCGGTCGCGGAACAGCTCATAGCCGGTGAGGAACCATCGCATCCGGGTATCGGCGTGACGGCGAGAACCGTATCAAACGGTGCGTTTTCCGGTGCTGAAGTGGCGACGATTTTGCCGGGAGGCGTCGCGGATCGGGATGGCTTAAGAGAGGGAGATGTGATCACCGCAGTGGGAGACAGGTCGGTGTCGTCAGCAGACGAATTGACAGTTGCTCTCTGGACCGTAGGCGCCGGTAATGAAACCGTGATGAAGGTCGTCCGTGACGGGGCAGAGATGGACGTTTCCATTGCCCCGGAATAGGCCCCTGGCGATACGCCCATTTACGGGACTAGCGAACCATTCTTCGGCTAATCGTGCATTGGCAGGTGGCGCCAACTAAGGTGGTATAACGTGTTTTCAAATGTTGGCTGGGGCGAAATCCTCGTACTCTTCCTAGTCGGTCTCGTCATCGTGGGGCCTGAGCGCCTGCCGAAATTAGTGCAGGACGCGCGTGCGATGCTGCTCGCAGCAAGGACGGCTATCAACGATGCGCGGGAAAACCTCTCGGGCGAGTTCGGCGAGGATTTCGATGATTTACGCAAGCCACTGCAGGAGCTCAACGAGTTGCGGCGGCTGAATCCGAAGACCGCCATCACACGTACGCTTTTCGACGGTGACGACACTTACCTCGACATGCTCAGCGGCAAGCCGGCTGTCGGAGGTGGGGCGCAGCCGCAACAGCCTGCACAGCCCACAGCGCAAGCGCAGCCGCAAGCCGGTCACCCCGGCGAATGGCAGAACCCAGTCGCACAGGCACAAGCCCAGCAGAATCAGGCCGCGCAGAATCAGCAGCCTGGCGGCGTAGCCAAAAGCCCCTGGCTCGACGACGACATTCTCTAATCGTTCTGACGCAGGATGTGCCGGCACGAAAATAAGAAGAGGCCCTGCTATCCAATCCTGAAATAATCGCGAGGATAGCAGGGCCTTTTTCTATGTGCTTGAAAGCGCCGAGGGCTGCAAGACGTGGGAGTCGTCGGCAAGCGGAGAGCTACTTCGGGGTGACGCCGAGGCCGAGAGACTTGCCGGCCAGAGACTCTCGGCGGACGAAGAGCTTGTCGGCGATAGCGCTCAGCGCCGCGCCCGCACCGTGCTCTGGGGCGGAAACGACAACCGGAGTGCCCTTGTCTCCACCCTCGCGGAGAGAGGTGTCCAGCGGGACCTGGCCAAGCAGTTCGACCTTGCCGCCGGTAATCTGGGTGAGGCGACGTGCTACGGTTTCGCCGCCACCTGCGCCGAAGACCTCCATCTTGGAGCCGTCCGGCATCTCCATCCAGCTCATGTTCTCGATGACACCGGCGATACGCTGACGGGTCTGGAGGGAGATAGTGCCAGCGCGCTCGGCGACCTCGGCGGCGGCCATCTGCGGAGTGGTGACAATGAGCAACTCGGCGTTCGGGACTAGCTGGGCCACGGAGATAGCGATATCGCCGGTTCCCGGAGGCAGGTCGAAGAGGAGAACGTCCAGATCTCCCCAGAACACATCCGCGAGGAACTGCTGAATTGCGCGGTGGAGCATCGGGCCGCGCCAGACGACGGGGGAGTTGTCATCGACGAAGTGACCGATGGAAATCAGCGAAACGCCGTGCGCCTGCGGAGGCATAATCATGTCATCCACCTGGTGCGGCTTATCCTCGGAGCCCATCATGTGGGGGATGGAGTGGCCGTAGACATCGGCGTCGAGGATGCCGACAGACAGGCCCTTCGCTGCCAGAGCGGCAGCGAGGTTCACGGTAACGGAAGACTTGCCGACGCCGCCCTTACCCGAGGCGACCGCGAAAACGCGCGTGCGGGAATCGGGCTGTGCGAACGGAATGACAGGCTCGGAGGCGCTGCCGCGGACAGCGTTGCGGAACTCCCGGCGCTGCTCATCGTTCATGACGTCAGTGGTCACGGTGACGTTGCCAACACCGTCGAGGCCCTTCAGGGCGGCCTCGGTGCGCTCGACGATGGTGTTCTTCATCGGGCAGCCGGCAATGGTCAGGTAAATCTCAACCGCGACGTCGTTGTTATCGGCAATCGAAATGGACTTGACCATTCCGACCTCGGTAATCGGGCGTCGAACCTCGGGGTCCTCGACGCCTGTCAGCGCGGTGCGTACTTCAGGTTCAGTAATCGTAGACATTATGTGTGAATCTTATCGCGATAGGGGGTGTGGCAAAGAACTTCGCCGCAAAATTGCTGATTAGTCCGCAGACTGCGATTTGTCGGAACTGTTTTCCGGCTCCTCGTGGTCGGCATCGGTCGCCTCGTAGAAGCGCTCCTCGATACGGTTGAGCACGTCGGTGAGGTCTTCGAGTTCGTGGCGGAGGTAGTCTCGGGTAACAGCCTCGCTCACGATTGCACGCACACCGGCAATCTCGCGAGCCAGGAATTCGGTATCGGCCTTTGTCTCCTCTGCCCGGCGGCGATCCTCGGCCACTGCGGCGCGGTCACGGTCCTCCTGGCGGTTCTGCGCCAGAAGGATAAGAGGTGCAGCGTACGCCGCCTGCGTGGAAAACGCCAGGTTCAGCAGGATGAACGGGTACGGATCCCAATTCCACCAAAATCCGCCGATGTTCAAAGCCACCCAGGCCAAGACGATAATCGTCTGATACGCCAGGTACTTACCTGTACCGAGGAAGCGGGCAATGGACTCGGCGATCTCGCCGACGCGGTCACCGTCGAAATCGATTGCCTTTTTCTTGCGGTCGACGACTGGGGTATCGAGGCGGGTTCGGTCTTTTACGTGGCGTTCCTTCGTACTGCGATCAGCCAGTGTGGCCTCACGGGGCTGATCCGAAGTGAAATCTTTGGCCATGGTGGGAGCACCTCCTTCTGGGGAATATCTGAGGGGAGTTAGTTGGGCTGCTCAGAGCCGGGCCGGATGCCCGCTTCGCGCCAATCCTCCGGCAGGAGGTGATCGAGGAGATCGTCGACTGCAAGGGCCCCTAAAAGGTGTCCCTCGTTGTCAACCACTGGGCCGCTGACCAGGTTGTAGGTTGCGAAGTAGCGCGCTGCAGTGTCATCGTTATCCTCGGCATAGAGGGGAGGCAGGTCCGGGTCGAGAATGCCGCCGATCTGGGTCGATGGAGGCTCGCGCAATAACTTTTGCAGATGTACGCAGCCTAAGTACCGTCCGGTCGGCGTAGCTGTTGGCGGGCGAGTGACAAATACCATCGACGACAGGGACGTAGGCAACTCCGGGTCGCGTGCCCGGGCAAGGGCCTCAGCGACGGTAGCAGTGGGTTGGAGAACCAGTGGGTCGGAAGTCATCAGGCCACCGACGGTGTCCGGCTCAAAATCCATGAGGCGGCGCAAGGCCTGGGATTCCTCCGGGGCCATGAGATCTAGGAGAACATCGGCACGGTTGGTATCGAGCTCGCCGAGAAGGTCGGCTGCATCGTCCGGATCCATTTCCTCCAGAATGTCGGCAGCACGTTCGATAGTCAGGTCTTCCAGGACTTCTGCCTGGTCCTCGTCTGGGAGTTCCTGGATGATATCGGCCAGCATTTCGTCGTCAAGCGCCTCTGCGATAGTGCGTCGGCGGTCAGTCTCCAGCGTCGAGATGTAGCGCGCGGCGTCGGCTGGGCGCATGTCCAGCACCTCGCCGACAAGATTGGCGTCGGCGGCCTTGGGGGAGGTGCCGGCGCCGAGGCCATGGATGTGATTCCACGGGGCGACCGCGACATCGCGGCGGCCGCGCAGACCCTTCTTCGGGCCGAGGGCAGCTACCTTTGTCAGAATCCAATCTCGGGTGCGATTGCGTTCCAGCTCAATGTCAGTGAGCTCCTGCGGTACGCCGTGAAGGTGGTCGAGTTCCGGGTCATCAATCTGAATCTTCGCTCCGACCAAGTCTCCGATGATGGTGGACTCGCCAGGACGAGTGCGGAAGGTTTTCATAGAGATCTGGCCCGAGAGCAGCAGAATCTCGTTGGGCTCGACCGCAACGCGGCCCATGGGGATAAAGACGCGGCGCTTGTCGGTCATCTCTACCACGAGGCCGAGGGCGGAGGACGTTTTGCCGTGTTCTCGTAAGCGGACAACCACGTCACGAACGCGCCCGATGGCGTCGCCATCGGAGTTGCGGACAAACATGCCAGAGAGCCGACCCGCGTAGACACGGTTGATTGTAGACATGCCACCACGATAGCGTCCGGGTATTGCCCGGGAACAATTACCAGCGCAATTTCGTTGAAATGACAGGAATTCTAAAAAGAAACTAGCAAAAAGGGGCTGGTGGGCAAACACATGGTCAACGGAGTCAACGGTGGCGCAGGTGATGGCGGTAACACCCCGTCGCGGATTGGTGCCCGAAAGGTGCCGGAGGGATGGCCTGTCGGCAGTTTTACTGACTACGCCGAGGCTCAGGCGGCGGTGGATGAGCTGAGTGACCGCGATGAATTCCCCGTGTCCGACCTTACGATCGTGGGCGTGGACCTGATGCAGGTGGAGCGCGTTGTCGGCAGGCTGACTTGGCCCAAGGTCATCGGCGGAGGCGCGATGTATGGCGTATGGATGGGCCTTTTCTTCGGCCTAATCCTGGGGCTATTCCAGGACGACTGGGTCAACCCACTCATCGTCGGAATCGGCATGGGCGCCATCTTCGGCATCGTGATGGCCGCCGTGCCGTACGCGATGCAAAACGGCAAGCGGGATTTCTCTTCCACAACGGAGATTGTCGCCCGCCGCTACGACGTCCTGTGCAACCCGCGCAACGCGGAGCGCGCCCGTGACCTGCTGGCACAACGGGCGTTGGCAGGACGAGGCGGACAGGGCGGCCAGCGCGGGCGCTGAGCCAGAAACCTACAGCCACTTGTTCCTGCGCAGCAGCCAAACTAGGAACGCGACAATGCCGAACATGAGGACCAGCACCGCGTAGTAGCCGTGCTCCCACTTGAGCTCCGGCATGTTTTCAAAGTTCATGCCGTAGATGCCCGCAACTGCCGTCGGCACGGCGAGAATCGCTGCGTACGCGGAGATGGTGCGCATGTCCTTGTTCTGTTGCAGCTGAATCTTCACGGCCGCGGCGTCGATGAGGGAGGACAGTCGCTCGTCGAGCCCGGTGACCATGTCGGCGGCGACCAGCTGGTGGTCGAGGACATCTGAGAGGTATCGGCTAATTTCCTTCGGGACGACATCGTCGCGCATGTTCATCAGAGTGCGGAGCGCGGGCGTGAGCGGCTCGATGGCGTGGCGCATTTCCAGAATCTCTCGCTTGAGGATGTACACGTCCTCAATATCCGAGTCGAACTTCGGCTCGAAGACATCGTCCTCCATATCCTCTACGCGGTCTTCAAGCTGGTGGGCAATGCGCAGGTAATTATCGACCAGGTTGTCGGTCAGCGCCCACAGCACTCCGGCCGGTCCGTAGTCGATTGCGTCGGTGTTGCGTTCTATGCGTTCACTAATCCGCACCATGTCAGATTTGGGCATGCCCATCCGGATTGTGATGACGTACTCGGCGCCAATGACAATCATCAGCTGTCCTGAGCGAATGATTTCGTTTTCGTCCTCCGCGAGGCCCTCGGGGGAGTAGTGGATGGACCGCACGACGAATACCACGTGGTCGTCGTGAATCTCGATCTTGGGGCGCTGACGCGAGGTCAGCGCGTCTTCGACGGTGAGGTCATCGAGTCCGTAGAGCTCCGCAATGGCGTCCATCTGGGAGGCGTTTGGCCGTGACAGAGACAGCCATGTGAACCCCTCGCCGAAACGCCGAACCTCCGCCAGGCCGGTGAAATGATCGAAGGATCCGGGAAGCCGCTTGCCTCCGATATACACGCCGCAGTCGCGCAGGGCATCGCCCACTGCGGTCGACTCCATCGCCTTTCCGCTTGCCGACGCCGCACTCGTCTTGGTTACCCGCGACACCGCGGACTTGGCCACGCTGCGGGCCGTCGACGTGGCCCTCAGAGCACGGGCAGTTTTGGAGCTTTCGGAGTTGGCGAATCGAGGATTGCGGGGGTCCTTGGCGGAACCATTTCCATTGGCGTTTTGAGTTGCCATGGGGCAGACCTCACAATCGTCGTTGGGATACGCTAGACAACGATGAATCATTTTAGACGCGCCCTGTCGCGGATACACTTCCACCCGTTTAGTGTCAGCGCTGCGGGGCTAAGAGGTCTGCGTTTTTCCTTTTGGCGCAGTGGTTTTGTCGCGTCGTCAATGGCTGGTTTGACCCTGTTTGGCTCGGCGTGCGCTGCCTTCGAACCGACGATGCAGGAACCGTCACTGCAAAATTCCGTTGTTTCTGTCGGCGCCGACCTTGCCAACCCGGAGCAGAAGGTACTCGCAGAGGTCTACGCGCAGTCCTTCCCCCGCAGTGGTAGAGAGGGCACCGTCATCGGAATCGGCAATGAACAAGATCGGGTGAGTTTGGTTCGAAACGGTGCCGTTCTTGTGGCCTTTGGCTGTACTGGTGAGCTTTTGGGGATCAGCGACCCGGCTGCGGCGAAATCGCTGGCGGAGGAATTCGCTCAGGATGAGGACCCGAATAAGAAGCTGAGCGAGGAGTGGAAGTCGAAGGTTTATGACGCGTTTTCCAGGTCGCTGCCTGGAGAAGTAATGGCAACCGACGCGGGGGATGCGCAGGGCTGTGAGGGCGTAGATGCGTCGAACCCCGGGGCATCGCTGCCCCAGTGGGTGGTTCCTTTCTATCTCAAGCCATCCCTGGTGAGGGAGGATAGGGTGAAGGTCCTCAACGAAATCGCCGGATCCTTGACCACGAAAGAGCTTAAGGAGATGACCGAGAAGGTCAGAGACGGCAAGGCGCCAGCTTCAGAGGTTGCTCGGGATTGGCTGAGCCACTGATTATGAGCCTGTAGAGATACGAAGAGGGCCCCTTTAGGAACTAGTCCAGAACTAGTTCCTAAAGGGGCCCTCTATTGCGCGGTTCGCCACTTTCGGGTGCTTGTTTTACAGCCGAGAATCGGCGCTGGCGAGCCCCTCTAAGTTGCGTGGGGCTCGCCTTGGCCAAAGCCGTTTCGTGGCTTACTTGAAAGCCTCTTCCAGCAGGGCCTTTTCTTCGGCCTGGTGCACCTTGGCCACACCGGTTGCGGTGGAGGACTGTGCACGGCGAGAGACGCGGGTCATCTTCGGCATATCCGGCAGAACCTCCGGGAGGTTCAGAGCCAGGAACGGCCACGGACCCTGGTTCGCCGGCTCGTCCTGGACCCAGCGGATTTCTTCGAGATCCGGGTAGGAGTCGAAGACTTCCTTGAGTCGGTTGTTCGGAATCGGGTGCAGCATTTCGAGACGGACGATGGCGATGTCGTCGCGCTTGTCCTTCTTGCGCTTCTTCTCCAGTTCCCAGTAGATTTTGCCGGAGCATAGAAGCATCTTCTTGATTCCGGACTTGTTCTCGGAGGAGAAGTTCGGGTCGTCGATGACAGCACGGAACTTGGTGTCGCCGGTGAAGGCCTCGACCGGGGAAACCGCCAGCTTGTTGCGCAGCATGGACTTCGGGGAGAAGACCACCAGCGGACGGTGCAGGTCCGACAGGATGTGGCGGCGCAGCAGGTGGAAGTAGTTTGCCGGATCGGACGGCTGGGCGACAGTGTAGGAACCCTCGGCAGCGAGCTGCAGGAAGCGCTCGATGCGTGCGGAGGAGTGATCCGGGCCCATGCCCTCGTAGCCGTGCGGAAGCAGCAGAACCAGCTTGGAAGTCTGGCCCCACTTAGCCTCACCGGAGGAGACGTACTGGTCGATGGTGGTCTGGGCGCCGTTGGCGAAGTCACCGAACTGTGCCTCCCAGAACACGGCCGCATCCGGATTACCAAGGGTGTAGCCGTACTCGAAGCCCATGCCCGCGTACTCGGTCAGTGCCGAGTTGTAGATCATGAAGCGACCGCCGCCATTGGCCTTGCCGTAGGCGTCAATCGGGTTGTACTCCGAGCCGTTTTCTGCGTCGATGAGGACTGCGTGGCGAGATGTGAAGGTACCACGACGGACATCCTCACCTGCAAAGCGGACATCGATGCCGGCGCCGGTGAAGGTACCGATAGCGAGGAGCTCTGCCATACCCCAGTCGATGCCGCCTTCCTGCGTCATCTCTGCGCGCTTCTTGGCGACAGGTGCGACACGCGGGTGAACGGTGAAGCCCTCGGGGACGTCGACGTAAGTCTGGCCGATTTCAACCAGCTCGGCCTTGCTGACGCCGGTCTTCAGGCCGTGCGGCAGGGGCTGGGAGCCAGCAATACCGGTCTGGTCGCCCGGCTTCGCGCCCTCAGTTGCGCGGACTTCGTTGAAGACCGCCTCCATCTGGTCGTGGAAGTCGCGGCGAACTGCCTCGTACTCCTCCTGCGAGATGTCACCGCGGCCGATTAGGTCCTCGGTGTACTGTGCGCGAACGCTTTCCTTTTCATCGATGACCTTGTACATCAGTGGCTGGGTCATGGACGGATCATCGGCCTCGTTGTGGCCGCGCTTGCGGTAGCAGACCAGGTCGATGAAGACGTCCTTACCGAAGCGGTTGCGGTACTCGACAGCCAGCTGGCCGACCCACACGACTGCCTCCGGGTCGTCGCCGTTGACGTGGAAGACCGGGCAACCGTACGCCTTGGCGAGATCGGTGCAGTAGTAGGAGGAACGGCCCGAGTCCGGCGACGTCGTAAAGCCGATCTGGTTGTTCACGACGACGTGGACAGTACCGCCGACTTTGTAGCCACGCAGGGACATCAGGTTCAGGGTTTCCTGGACGATGCCCAGGCCAGCGAAGGATGCGTCGCCGTGCAGCAGCAGCGGCATGACGGAGTAGCCCTCTTCGCCCTTGTTAATGAGGTCCTGGCGGGCACGAGCGAGACCCTCGACGACCGGGTTGACGGCTTCAAGGTGCGATGGGTTCGCAGTCAGGGTGACGTCGATTTCGCCGTCGCCGAACATCTGGATGTGGCGGCCGGTGGTACCCAGGTGGTACTTCACGTCGCCGGAGCCACCCACCTGAGCGGGGTCAATGTTGCCCTCGAACTCGGTGAAGATCTGGTCCAGTGGCTTGCCGACGATGTTGGCGAGCACATTCAGGCGACCACGGTGCGGCATACCAATGACGACCTCGTCCAGGCCAGCGCCTGCAGCGGTGTCGATTGCGGAGTCCATCAGAGGAATCAGCGACTCGGCGCCCTCAAGGGAAAAGCGCTTCTGGCCGACGTACTTGGTCTGCAGGAAGTTCTCGAATGCCTCGGCGGCATTGAGTTTCTGCATGATGTACTTCTGCTCTGCGTGGGTCGGCTTCGGCTGACCGCCCTCGAGACGGTCCTGAAGCCACTCGCGCTCCTCGCGGTCGAGGATGTGGGTGTATTCGGAGCCGACCTTCAGACAGTAGGCGTTGCGCAGGCGGGAGAGTACCTCGCGCAGCGTCATGGTCTCCTTGCCTCCGAAACCACCCACGTTGAAGGTGCGGTCCAGATCCCAGAGGGTCAGGCCGTGCTCTTTAATGTCGAGGTCAGCGTGGTTTGGAGCGGAGGTATTCGGCTGATCGTAGCGCAGCGGATCAATATCGGCCAGGA is a window of Corynebacterium lactis RW2-5 DNA encoding:
- a CDS encoding multifunctional oxoglutarate decarboxylase/oxoglutarate dehydrogenase thiamine pyrophosphate-binding subunit/dihydrolipoyllysine-residue succinyltransferase subunit; this encodes MSSDMSFGQNEWLVDEMYQQFQKDPQSVDKEWRDYFATNAPTQKGEDISKMAQPAAATKKEAAVTGRRESKGVEPTKTPNKPSKPKPKKSPMDAADKAPAIEGNEAPLRGVAKAIAKNMDISLEMPTATSVRDMPARLMFENRTLVNNHLARARGGKISFTHIIGYAMVKAVMIHPDMNNNYKVEDGKPVLVTPEHINLGLAIDMPAKDGSRSLVVAAIRECENLSFKQFVDAYEDIVVRARDGKLTGKDFQGVTISLTNPGGIGTRHSVPRLTKGQGAIIGVGSMDYPAEFAGASADRLAEMGVGKLVTITSTYDHRIIQGAESGEFLRTMSSLLIDDKFWDHIFQDMHVPYTPIRWAQDLPNTGIDKNTRVMRLIEAFRSRGHLLADIDPLRYDQPNTSAPNHADLDIKEHGLTLWDLDRTFNVGGFGGKETMTLREVLSRLRNAYCLKVGSEYTHILDREEREWLQDRLEGGQPKPTHAEQKYIMQKLNAAEAFENFLQTKYVGQKRFSLEGAESLIPLMDSAIDTAAGAGLDEVVIGMPHRGRLNVLANIVGKPLDQIFTEFEGNIDPAQVGGSGDVKYHLGTTGRHIQMFGDGEIDVTLTANPSHLEAVNPVVEGLARARQDLINKGEEGYSVMPLLLHGDASFAGLGIVQETLNLMSLRGYKVGGTVHVVVNNQIGFTTSPDSGRSSYYCTDLAKAYGCPVFHVNGDDPEAVVWVGQLAVEYRNRFGKDVFIDLVCYRKRGHNEADDPSMTQPLMYKVIDEKESVRAQYTEDLIGRGDISQEEYEAVRRDFHDQMEAVFNEVRATEGAKPGDQTGIAGSQPLPHGLKTGVSKAELVEIGQTYVDVPEGFTVHPRVAPVAKKRAEMTQEGGIDWGMAELLAIGTFTGAGIDVRFAGEDVRRGTFTSRHAVLIDAENGSEYNPIDAYGKANGGGRFMIYNSALTEYAGMGFEYGYTLGNPDAAVFWEAQFGDFANGAQTTIDQYVSSGEAKWGQTSKLVLLLPHGYEGMGPDHSSARIERFLQLAAEGSYTVAQPSDPANYFHLLRRHILSDLHRPLVVFSPKSMLRNKLAVSPVEAFTGDTKFRAVIDDPNFSSENKSGIKKMLLCSGKIYWELEKKRKKDKRDDIAIVRLEMLHPIPNNRLKEVFDSYPDLEEIRWVQDEPANQGPWPFLALNLPEVLPDMPKMTRVSRRAQSSTATGVAKVHQAEEKALLEEAFK